The following proteins are encoded in a genomic region of Micromonospora olivasterospora:
- a CDS encoding Glu/Leu/Phe/Val family dehydrogenase, protein MGVFASTDDPLSTGHEQVVFCQDKQTGLKAIIGIYSTALGPALGGTRFYPYASEEAALADVLDLSRGMAYKNALAGLDHGGGKAVIWGDPEQIKSEPLLRAYGRFVESLNGRYYTACDVGTYVADMDVIARETRFVTGRSVEHGGAGDSSILTAWGVFQGMRAAAERVWGAPSLKGRRVGVAGLGKVGKHLTSHLIDDGAEVVATDVSPKALAWVRATHPQVELVDDTAALVASDIDVYAPCALGGALDDDTVAALRAKVIAGAANNQLAHPGIEKVLADRGILYVPDYLVNAGGVIQVADEIDGFNFERAKLRATKIYDTTRDILRLADEEGVPPAAAADRLAERRMAEVGRLRTIHLR, encoded by the coding sequence TGTCCACCGGTCACGAACAGGTCGTGTTCTGCCAGGACAAGCAAACCGGACTCAAGGCGATCATCGGGATCTACTCCACCGCGCTGGGCCCCGCCCTCGGCGGCACCCGCTTCTATCCGTACGCCAGCGAGGAGGCGGCGCTCGCCGACGTGCTGGACCTGTCCCGCGGCATGGCCTACAAGAACGCCCTGGCCGGGCTCGACCACGGCGGCGGCAAGGCGGTCATCTGGGGCGACCCGGAACAGATCAAGAGCGAGCCCCTGCTGCGCGCGTACGGCCGCTTCGTCGAGTCGCTGAACGGCCGCTACTACACCGCCTGCGACGTCGGCACGTACGTGGCGGACATGGACGTGATCGCGCGGGAGACCCGGTTCGTCACCGGTCGCAGTGTGGAGCACGGGGGCGCGGGTGACTCGTCGATCCTCACCGCCTGGGGCGTCTTCCAGGGCATGCGGGCCGCCGCGGAGCGCGTGTGGGGCGCGCCGAGCCTGAAGGGCCGCAGGGTCGGTGTGGCCGGCCTGGGCAAGGTCGGCAAGCACCTGACCAGTCACCTGATCGACGACGGCGCCGAGGTCGTGGCGACCGACGTCAGCCCGAAGGCCCTCGCCTGGGTGCGCGCCACCCACCCGCAGGTCGAGCTGGTCGACGACACCGCCGCCCTGGTCGCCTCCGACATCGACGTGTACGCTCCCTGCGCGCTGGGCGGCGCCCTCGACGACGACACGGTGGCGGCGCTGCGGGCCAAGGTGATCGCCGGGGCGGCCAACAACCAGCTCGCCCACCCGGGCATCGAGAAGGTCCTCGCCGACCGGGGCATCCTCTACGTCCCCGACTATCTGGTTAACGCCGGCGGCGTGATCCAGGTCGCCGACGAGATCGATGGCTTCAACTTCGAGCGGGCGAAGCTGCGCGCCACGAAGATCTATGACACCACCCGGGACATCCTGCGGCTGGCCGACGAGGAGGGTGTGCCGCCGGCGGCGGCCGCGGACCGGCTCGCCGAGCGCCGGATGGCCGAGGTCGGCCGGCTGCGCACGATCCATCTGCGGTGA